From the genome of Desmodus rotundus isolate HL8 chromosome 2, HLdesRot8A.1, whole genome shotgun sequence, one region includes:
- the BCL6 gene encoding B-cell lymphoma 6 protein, with amino-acid sequence MASPADSCIQFTRHASDVLLNLNRLRSRDILTDVVIVVSREQFRAHKTVLMACSGLFYSIFTDQLKCNLSVINLDPEINPEGFCILLDFMYTSRLNLREGNIMAVMATAMYLQMEHVVDTCRKFIKASEAEMVPAIKPPREEFLNSRMLMPQDIMAYRGREVVENNLPLRNPPGCESRAFPPSLYNGLSTPPASYPVYSHLPVSSFLFSDEELRDARMPVANPFPKERALPCDSARPIPGEYSRLAMEISPSVCHSNIYSPKEAAPEEARSDMHYSVAEGPKPAAPSARNAPYFPCDKAGKEEERPSSEDEIALHFEPPNAPLNRKGLVSPQSPQKSDCQPNSPTESCSSKNACILQTSGSPPAKSPTDPKACNWKKYKFIVLNSLNQNAKPEGPEQAELGRLSPRTYTAPPACQPPMEPENLDLQSPTKLSTSGEDSTIPQASRLNNIVNRSLAGSPRSSSSESHSPLYLHPPKCTSCGSQSPQHAEMCLHTAGPTFPEEMGETQSEYSDSSCENGAFFCNECDCRFSEEASLKRHTLQTHSDKPYKCDRCQASFRYKGNLASHKTVHTGEKPYRCNICGAQFNRPANLKTHTRIHSGEKPYKCETCGARFVQVAHLRAHVLIHTGEKPYPCEICGTRFRHLQTLKSHLRIHTGEKPYHCEKCNLHFRHKSQLRLHLRQKHGAITNTKVQYRVSATDLPPELPKAC; translated from the exons ATGGCCTCACCAGCCGACAGCTGTATCCAGTTCACCCGCCATGCCAGTGATGTTCTTCTCAACCTTAATCGCCTCCGGAGCCGAGATATCTTGACTGATGTTGTCATAGTGGTGAGCCGTGAGCAGTTTAGAGCCCATAAGACAGTCCTCATGGCCTGCAG cGGCTTGTTTTACAGCATCTTCACAGACCAATTGAAATGCAACCTTAGTGTGATCAATCTCGACCCGGAGATCAACCCCGAGGGGTTCTGCATCCTCCTGGACTTCATGTACACGTCTCGGCTCAATCTGCGGGAGGGCAACATTATGGCCGTGATGGCCACAGCTATGTACCTGCAGATGGAGCATGTCGTGGACACTTGCCGGAAGTTTATCAAGGCCAG TGAAGCAGAGATGGTTCCTGCCATCAAACCTCCCCGTGAAGAGTTCCTGAACAGCCGAATGCTGATGCCCCAAGACATCATGGCCTATCGGGGTCGGGAGGTGGTGGAGAACAACCTGCCGTTGAGGAACCCCCCTGGGTGTGAGAGCAGAGCCTTTCCTCCCAGCCTGTACAACGGCCTGTCCACACCGCCAGCCTCTTACCCCGTGTACAGCCACCTCCCCGTCAGCAGCTTCCTCTTCTCCGATGAGGAACTACGGGATGCCCGGATGCCTGTGGCCAACCCCTTCCCCAAGGAGCGGGCCCTCCCCTGCGATAGTGCCAGGCCAATCCCAGGGGAGTACAGCCGGCTGGCCATGGAGATATCCCCCAGTGTGTGCCACAGCAACATCTACTCACCCAAGGAGGCAGCCCCAGAGGAGGCGCGCAGTGACATGCACTACAGTGTGGCCGAGGGCCCCAAGCCGGCGGCCCCCTCAGCCCGGAACGCCCCATACTTCCCCTGTGACAAAGCTGGCAAGGAGGAAGAGAGACCTTCCTCAGAGGATGAGATTGCCCTGCATTTCGAGCCCCCCAATGCACCCTTAAACCGGAAGGGTCTGGTTAGTCCACAGAGCCCCCAGAAATCTGATTGTCAGCCCAACTCGCCCACGGAGTCCTGTAGCAGCAAGAACGCCTGCATCCTTCAGACCTCTGGCTCCCCTCCAGCCAAGAGCCCCACTGACCCCAAAGCCTGCAActggaagaaatacaaatttattgtGCTCAATAGCCTCAACCAGAATGCCAAACCAGAGGGGCCTGAGCAGGCCGAGCTGGGCCGCCTTTCGCCTCGAACCTACACAGCCCCACCGGCCTGCCAGCCACCCATGGAGCCTGAGAACCTTGACCTCCAGTCCCCAACTAAGCTCAGCACCAGTGGGGAGGACTCCACCATCCCACAAGCTAGCCGACTCAATAACATCGTCAACAG GTCCCTGGCAGGCTCCCCCCGGAGCAGCAGCAGCGAGAGCCACTCGCCACTCTACCTGCATCCCCCAAAGTGCACGTCCTGTGGCTCTCAGTCCCCACAGCACGCAGAGATGTGCCTCCACACTGCTGGCCCCACGTTCCCCGAGGAGATGGGAGAGACCCAGTCTGAGTACTCAGACTCCAGCTGTG AGAATGGGGCCTTCTTCTGCAATGAGTGTGACTGCCGCTTCTCTGAGGAGGCCTCCCTCAAGAGGCACACGCTGCAGACCCACAGTGACAAACCCTACAAGTGTGACCGCTGCCAGGCCTCCTTCCGCTACAAGGGCAACCTCGCCAGCCACAAGACCGTCCATACGG GTGAGAAACCCTATCGTTGTAACATCTGCGGGGCCCAGTTCAACCGGCCGGCGAACCTGAAAACCCACACTCGGATTCACTCTGGAGAGAAGCCCTACAAATGCGAAACCTGCGGAGCCAGATTTGTACAG GTGGCCCACCTTCGTGCCCATGTGCTCATCCACACTGGCGAGAAGCCCTATCCGTGTGAAATCTGTGGCACCCGTTTCCGGCACCTTCAGACTCTAAAGAGCCACCTGCGAATCCACACGGGAGAGAAACCCTACCAT TGCGAGAAGTGTAACCTGCATTTCCGTCACAAAAGCCAGCTGCGTCTTCACTTGCGCCAGAAGCATGGGGCTATCACCAACACCAAGGTGCAGTACCGCGTGTCCGCCACTGACCTGCCCCCGGAGCTCCCCAAAGCCTGCTGA